The proteins below come from a single Malus domestica chromosome 03, GDT2T_hap1 genomic window:
- the LOC103427017 gene encoding glucan endo-1,3-beta-glucosidase-like, with the protein MASILLLLVLLMPALEITGAKSVGVCYGRNGDNLPAEGEVVDLFKSSGIGRMRMYEPNEATFQALRGSKIELTVTILNNELTALNDATAATAWVQKNVQPYSADVRFKYIAVGNEVHPGTAEAEFLLPAIQNIHSATVAANLQGEIKVSTAIDTTLVTNAYPPSDGIYTDAANPFITPIINFLVSNGAPLLVNVYPYFSYNADPNNTDLDYALFTSKGVVVPDGTRYPSLFDALLDAQYSALEKAGAPNIEIVVSESGWPSEGGNQATAQNAATFYQNLISHVTSTTGTPKRPGRAIETYLFALFDENLKGPELEKHFGVLSPNKQPKYQLDHLRIKGVKKSCLKYVNL; encoded by the exons ATGGCTTCCATATTGCTACTACTTGTACTCTTGATGCCTGCCCTGGAAATAACAG GTGCAAAATCTGTTGGTGTTTGCTATGGACGAAATGGCGACAATTTACCAGCTGAAGGAGAAGTGGTCGACTTGTTCAAAAGCAGTGGCATCGGACGGATGCGGATGTATGAACCAAATGAAGCAACCTTCCAAGCCCTAAGAGGTTCCAAAATAGAACTCACTGTAACCATCCTCAACAACGAGCTTACAGCCCTCAATGATGCTACTGCTGCAACTGCCTGGGTCCAGAAAAACGTACAACCCTATTCAGCCGATGTCCGATTCAAATACATCGCTGTTGGAAACGAAGTACACCCTGGTACTGCAGAGGCCGAGTTTCTCCTTCCTGCCATCCAAAACATCCACAGTGCAACTGTAGCGGCCAATCTCCAAGGCGAAATCAAAGTCTCAACAGCAATTGACACAACTCTTGTGACCAACGCCTACCCTCCCTCAGATGGAATATATACTGACGCTGCAAATCCATTCATAACACCAATCATCAATTTCCTCGTCAGCAATGGGGCCCCACTCCTTGTCAATGTGTACCCTTACTTCAGCTACAATGCTGACCCTAATAACACAGACCTTGACTATGCCTTGTTCACTTCAAAAGGGGTCGTGGTACCGGACGGAACTCGATACCCTAGCCTCTTTGATGCTCTTTTGGATGCTCAGTACTCAGCTCTTGAAAAAGCTGGTGCACCAAATATAGAGATAGTCGTATCGGAGAGCGGTTGGCCTTCTGAAGGTGGTAATCAAGCAACCGCTCAGAACGCAGCCACATTCTACCAGAATTTGATCAGCCATGTGACGAGTACTACTGGGACTCCAAAGAGGCCTGGGAGAGCTATAGAGACTTATCTTTTTGCATTGTTTGATGAGAATCTCAAGGGCCCTGAACTGGAGAAACACTTCGGAGTTTTGTCCCCTAACAAACAACCCAAGTACCAACTCGATCACCTTCGGATAAAAGGAGTCAAAAAATCATGTCTCAAGTATGTGAATTTATAG